In a genomic window of Alphaproteobacteria bacterium:
- the rplA gene encoding 50S ribosomal protein L1 translates to MAKKEKAAKVKSAYTKRLRKVREAQDTTQIWSLEDAVKYIKSNATAKFDETIEIAINLGIDTKQSDQNVRGMVILPNGTGKNVRVAVFAKGPKAEEAKKAGADVVGDDDLAQRVQKGDMPFERVIATPDMMGTVGKLGQILGPKGLMPNPKLGTVTMDVTSAVKAAKGGSVEFRAQKEGIVHVGVGKASFDEKKLCENIRALLDAVVKAKPATMKGNYLRKASLSSTMGPGVKLELASLLRAAA, encoded by the coding sequence ATGGCTAAAAAAGAAAAAGCTGCAAAAGTGAAATCGGCCTACACCAAACGCCTGCGTAAAGTGCGCGAAGCACAAGACACCACGCAGATCTGGTCGCTCGAAGACGCTGTGAAGTACATCAAGTCGAACGCGACCGCGAAATTCGATGAAACCATCGAAATCGCGATCAACCTCGGCATCGACACCAAGCAGTCGGACCAGAACGTCCGCGGCATGGTCATCCTGCCGAACGGCACCGGTAAAAACGTGCGCGTCGCCGTTTTCGCGAAAGGCCCCAAGGCCGAAGAAGCGAAAAAAGCGGGCGCTGACGTTGTCGGCGACGACGATCTCGCGCAGCGCGTGCAAAAAGGCGACATGCCTTTCGAACGCGTCATCGCGACCCCGGACATGATGGGTACGGTCGGTAAGCTCGGCCAGATCCTGGGTCCGAAAGGCCTGATGCCGAACCCGAAACTGGGCACCGTCACGATGGACGTCACCTCGGCCGTGAAAGCGGCGAAGGGCGGTTCCGTTGAATTCCGCGCTCAGAAGGAAGGCATCGTCCACGTCGGCGTGGGCAAGGCTTCTTTCGACGAAAAGAAACTCTGCGAAAACATCCGCGCCCTGCTGGACGCGGTTGTGAAGGCGAAACCCGCAACGATGAAAGGCAACTATCTCCGCAAGGCGAGCCTTTCCTCCACCATGGGTCCCGGCGTGAAGCTGGAACTCGCGAGCCTGCTGCGGGCCGCTGCGTAA
- a CDS encoding peroxiredoxin, giving the protein MKKFSILLALSFCVLFCMNALAADMPKAGTPAPAFSLKNQHGDAVSFTDFKDKWVVLYFYPKDFTQGCSLEAHNFQEDEAKYTEKNAVILGVSTDSPDSHKEFCAKEGLNFMLLADTDKKVSELYGSTLELGLATVSARHTFIIDPQGIIRKTYNDVDPASHSEEVLADLAVLQAK; this is encoded by the coding sequence ATGAAAAAGTTTTCCATCCTTCTCGCCCTTTCTTTCTGCGTTCTGTTTTGCATGAACGCGCTGGCCGCCGATATGCCGAAAGCAGGCACGCCCGCCCCCGCCTTCAGCCTCAAGAACCAGCACGGCGACGCTGTCAGCTTCACCGATTTCAAGGACAAATGGGTCGTGCTGTATTTCTACCCAAAGGATTTCACGCAAGGCTGCTCGCTGGAGGCGCATAACTTTCAGGAAGACGAAGCAAAATACACGGAAAAGAACGCCGTCATTCTGGGCGTCAGCACCGACAGCCCCGACAGCCACAAGGAATTCTGCGCCAAGGAAGGCCTGAATTTCATGCTGCTGGCCGATACCGATAAAAAGGTGAGCGAACTTTACGGCTCCACCCTCGAGCTTGGCCTCGCGACCGTTTCCGCGCGGCATACCTTCATCATCGACCCGCAGGGAATCATTCGTAAAACCTATAATGATGTCGATCCCGCTTCGCACAGCGAGGAAGTACTAGCCGATCTCGCGGTTTTGCAGGCGAAATAA
- a CDS encoding acyl-CoA desaturase yields MVGHSLDGKTRDEPRFLQGSGDAVAGDVIWSPSKTVFLCIMYAGTVAGFFCASWDAVALFLVTTAGVLCFGHSLGMHRRLIHNSYNCPKWLERAMVYLGTLVGLGGPRTMVYTHDMRDWAQRQSKCHDYFAHRKDFWQDGFWQLGCDIRLAAPPVFVYERHLQDDKFYAFIDRWAKWQNLPWAILFYMLGGWPYVFWGVCARVAACMTGHWLIGYYAHREGHQSWRVTTAGVQGYNVKFAGLITFGESWHNNHHAFPGSARIGLYDGEADPGWWVLRVFESMGLAWDIKQPRDLAARPELVRA; encoded by the coding sequence ATGGTCGGCCACTCCCTTGACGGAAAAACGCGCGACGAGCCCCGTTTCCTGCAGGGCTCCGGCGATGCGGTTGCGGGCGATGTGATCTGGTCACCGTCAAAAACTGTCTTTCTGTGCATCATGTATGCGGGCACGGTCGCCGGTTTTTTCTGCGCGTCATGGGATGCTGTCGCCCTGTTCCTTGTCACCACGGCGGGCGTCTTGTGCTTCGGCCATTCCCTTGGCATGCACCGGCGGCTGATCCACAACAGCTACAACTGCCCGAAATGGCTGGAACGGGCGATGGTTTATCTGGGCACGCTGGTGGGGCTCGGCGGCCCGCGTACGATGGTCTATACGCATGACATGCGCGACTGGGCGCAGCGGCAATCAAAGTGTCATGATTATTTCGCACACCGCAAAGATTTCTGGCAGGACGGTTTCTGGCAGCTGGGCTGCGACATCCGCCTCGCCGCGCCGCCGGTTTTCGTTTACGAGCGGCATCTGCAGGACGATAAATTCTATGCATTCATCGACCGCTGGGCGAAATGGCAGAACCTGCCCTGGGCGATCCTGTTTTATATGCTGGGCGGCTGGCCCTATGTGTTCTGGGGTGTCTGCGCGCGCGTTGCGGCCTGCATGACGGGGCATTGGCTGATCGGATATTACGCGCATCGCGAAGGCCATCAAAGCTGGCGCGTCACCACGGCGGGCGTGCAGGGATATAACGTGAAGTTCGCAGGCCTGATCACCTTCGGCGAAAGCTGGCATAACAACCACCACGCCTTCCCCGGTTCGGCGCGCATCGGGCTATATGATGGCGAGGCCGATCCCGGCTGGTGGGTGCTGCGCGTGTTCGAAAGCATGGGCCTTGCATGGGATATCAAGCAACCCCGCGACCTTGCGGCACGGCCTGAACTTGTCCGCGCGTAA
- a CDS encoding ankyrin repeat domain-containing protein, producing the protein MTAQNHSGGALAAAFERASAPLAEQPLRAAMQLALDKALVAAARDGDIPALKRLIADKANPDFAGDMGDTPLIEAVRARQYEAVELLLQAKANPDLANQMLLRPLVLAVSDHDEKMVRILLDGGAKPDLASDIDVTPLMVAAESGDDVIAELLLQKQALTGVKDGTGNTAVLLATMSGRDSTVRLLKKYGANLDIANTDSITPLTHTIQKGMDAMFDTLVELGADLTQPRGSRPPPYMQAARAGNAHALGYMIKAGIKMDYKTGDGTDALMLAARSGSVVAGKMLVDAGFDLHRKNDHGKDARAEALEEGHTAFVNLIDVERAKQLEAALRKGLQGVGTAAPRTASFRKKGPPA; encoded by the coding sequence GTGACAGCTCAAAACCATAGCGGCGGCGCTTTGGCAGCAGCATTCGAGCGTGCCAGCGCGCCGCTTGCCGAACAGCCCCTGCGTGCGGCGATGCAACTGGCGCTCGACAAGGCATTGGTGGCTGCCGCGCGCGACGGCGATATTCCGGCCCTCAAGCGCCTGATCGCAGACAAGGCCAACCCTGATTTTGCCGGAGACATGGGCGACACGCCATTGATCGAGGCGGTGCGCGCCCGTCAATATGAAGCCGTCGAATTGCTGCTGCAGGCCAAGGCGAACCCCGATCTTGCCAACCAGATGCTGCTGCGCCCGCTTGTTTTGGCGGTGAGCGACCATGATGAAAAAATGGTCAGGATATTGCTGGATGGTGGCGCGAAGCCCGACCTAGCGAGCGACATCGATGTGACGCCGTTGATGGTGGCGGCGGAATCCGGCGACGATGTGATTGCCGAACTGCTGCTGCAAAAACAGGCGCTGACCGGCGTCAAGGACGGCACGGGCAACACCGCCGTGCTGCTCGCGACGATGAGCGGGCGTGACTCGACCGTGCGGCTTTTGAAAAAATACGGCGCGAACCTCGATATTGCCAATACGGATTCCATCACGCCGCTGACGCATACGATCCAGAAAGGGATGGATGCGATGTTCGATACGCTGGTAGAACTGGGCGCCGACCTGACACAGCCGCGCGGATCGCGCCCGCCGCCGTATATGCAGGCAGCGCGTGCCGGCAATGCCCATGCGCTGGGATATATGATCAAGGCGGGCATAAAAATGGATTACAAAACCGGCGATGGCACGGATGCATTGATGCTCGCGGCACGGTCGGGATCGGTCGTTGCGGGCAAGATGCTGGTTGATGCAGGTTTCGACCTGCACCGCAAAAACGATCACGGCAAGGATGCGCGCGCCGAAGCGCTGGAGGAAGGGCATACGGCGTTCGTCAACCTGATCGATGTGGAGCGCGCAAAACAGCTGGAGGCCGCGCTGCGCAAGGGATTACAGGGCGTGGGCACGGCAGCCCCCCGCACGGCATCGTTCCGCAAGAAAGGACCCCCTGCATGA
- a CDS encoding DUF3592 domain-containing protein, which produces MKGIGGKIVGFLFVAVFSAAAAWLTYGLVKMLVNVDRAQEWQRVEGKSVSHEIVTSEGMGDDPDTHRLKVLYRYKVAGTEYDGARVDFSPLGGDNFSGDRRLRQVKLMQAEPLVVYVDPQDPFGSVIDRSLPAEVALFITFFLVFPCGFATLILFSFAMYPVKALRVYSGPLTFIWLGAPACYLLIRHLHDYGAIGAVLLMLIASLSIFGAYFMARRLSGAAKPAL; this is translated from the coding sequence ATGAAGGGCATTGGCGGCAAGATCGTGGGGTTCCTGTTCGTGGCCGTGTTCTCGGCGGCCGCCGCATGGCTCACCTATGGGCTTGTGAAGATGCTGGTAAATGTCGATCGCGCGCAAGAATGGCAGCGGGTCGAAGGCAAAAGCGTATCGCACGAAATCGTCACCAGCGAAGGCATGGGCGATGATCCTGATACACATAGATTGAAGGTGCTTTACCGCTACAAGGTGGCGGGGACCGAATATGACGGCGCGCGGGTGGATTTTTCCCCGCTTGGCGGTGACAATTTCAGCGGCGACCGTCGGTTGCGGCAGGTAAAACTGATGCAGGCAGAACCGCTGGTGGTCTATGTCGATCCGCAAGACCCGTTCGGCAGCGTGATTGACCGGTCGCTGCCGGCGGAGGTGGCATTGTTCATAACCTTTTTCCTCGTCTTCCCCTGTGGCTTTGCGACGCTGATCCTGTTCAGCTTCGCGATGTACCCGGTCAAGGCGCTGCGGGTATATTCCGGGCCGCTGACCTTCATCTGGCTGGGCGCGCCGGCCTGCTACCTGCTGATCCGGCACCTGCATGATTACGGCGCGATCGGGGCGGTGCTGCTGATGCTGATTGCGAGTTTGAGCATCTTCGGTGCCTATTTTATGGCAAGACGATTATCGGGGGCGGCGAAGCCTGCGCTCTGA
- the rplK gene encoding 50S ribosomal protein L11, with translation MAKKVQGYIKLVVPAGKANPSPPIGPALGQAGVNIMEFCKGFNAQTQGMEPGMPIPCVITVYVDRSFTFVMKTPPASYYLMKAAKLEKGSGATGKEANIGKVTMAQVREIAQAKLKDMNAANVDTAAKSIAGTARSMGIQVVEG, from the coding sequence ATGGCAAAGAAAGTACAAGGCTATATCAAGCTGGTCGTTCCGGCTGGTAAAGCAAACCCCTCGCCGCCCATCGGCCCCGCTCTCGGCCAGGCCGGCGTCAACATCATGGAATTCTGCAAAGGCTTCAACGCGCAAACCCAGGGCATGGAACCTGGCATGCCGATCCCTTGCGTGATCACCGTTTACGTGGACCGTTCGTTCACGTTCGTCATGAAAACCCCTCCCGCAAGCTACTACCTGATGAAAGCTGCAAAGCTGGAAAAAGGCTCTGGCGCAACGGGCAAGGAAGCCAATATCGGCAAAGTCACCATGGCGCAGGTGCGTGAAATCGCACAGGCAAAACTGAAAGACATGAACGCCGCCAACGTCGACACCGCTGCGAAATCGATCGCCGGCACCGCACGTTCGATGGGCATTCAAGTGGTGGAGGGCTAA
- the rpoB gene encoding DNA-directed RNA polymerase subunit beta, with protein sequence MSAKKAIRSLTDSKSYTGRKRIRRSFGKIPEVCEMPNLIEVQRNSYEKFLQRDTKHQDRLTEGLQEVFKSVFPIKDFSGRAEIDFVRYELEEPKYDVEECVQRGMTYAAPLRVTLRLSTFDIDEDSGARTIRDIKEQDVYMVDMPLMTGNGTFVVNGTERVIVSQMHRSPGVFFDHDQGKTHSSGKYLFAARVIPYRGSWLDFEFDAKDLVYVRIDRRRKLPVTTFLLALDSDESAKYRERQHKAGKPVDPTKIQGLSKEEILHYFYEILSYEKTKDGWKTPYNAERFRGVKTKFDLIDAKTGKVKVPAGTKITARQARKLEEDGLKDVVIQSEELVGAAIARTVTDDKTGEVVFEAGEELDAKSLDKIEKLGIKTLEILAIDNINVGGYIRNTLAADKCRNREDALIDIYRVMRPGEPPTLESADALFRGLFFDFERYDLSPVGRVKMNSRLDFKTDDQVRILRKEDIMAILKILVDLKDGRGETDDIDHLGNRRVRSVGELMENQCRVGLMRMERAIRERMSSVDIDTAMPHDLINAKPAAAAVREFFGSSQLSQFMDQTNPLSEITHKRRMSALGPGGLTRERAGFEVRDVHPTHYGRICPIETPEGPNIGLINSLSTYARINQYGFIESPYRKVVNNKVTDDVVYMSAMEEGKYTIAQANAELDAKMGFVNDLVSCRKGGDYILSPRDQIDLIDVSPKQIVSVAAALIPFLENDDANRALMGSNMQRQAVPLMRSDAPLVGTGMEYAVARDSGSAIAALRSGIVDSVDANRIVVHATEEKDSTKSTVDIYKLKKFTRSNQNTCITQTPLVKVGDRVEAGDIIGDGPSTELGELALGRNVLVAFMPWNGYNFEDSILISERIASDDVFTSIHIEEFEVMARDTKLGQEDITRDIPNVGEEGLKHLDEAGIVYIGADVKPGDILVGKVTPKGESPMTPEEKLLRAIFGEKASDVKDTSLRVPPGISGTIVEVRVFSRRGVDKDQRALSIERAEIERLAKDRDDERRIYERGYYGRMKEILVGKTVAKGIDGLKKGDKITAAELEATKRHEWRDIVVTDEKTMGDIESMGQTFDRAIEDLTQRFENKVEKLQRGDEMLPGVMKTVKVFIAVKRKLQPGDKMAGRHGNKGVVSKIMPVENMPYLEDGTPVDLVLNPLGVPSRMNVGQILETHLGWASARLGKQVGEIVDRYQRAGAAEKEKHEKELHAKLKVAYGEKAYKEDVATLKQSELFEMCGNIRRGVPIATPVFDGAVEADINKMLEDAGLNTSGQVKLIDGRTGDYFERQVTVGYIYMLKLHHLVDDKIHARSIGPYSLVTQQPLGGKAQFGGQRFGEMEVWALQAYGAAYTLQEMLTVKSDDVAGRTKAYESIVRGDDTFEIGIPESFNVLVKELRSLGLNVDLKQSQNN encoded by the coding sequence ATGAGCGCAAAAAAGGCAATTCGTTCACTTACCGACAGCAAAAGCTACACGGGCCGCAAGCGGATCCGCCGCAGCTTCGGGAAGATTCCCGAAGTCTGTGAAATGCCGAACCTGATCGAGGTGCAGCGCAATTCCTACGAGAAATTCCTGCAGCGCGACACGAAACACCAGGACCGCCTGACCGAAGGCCTCCAGGAAGTGTTCAAGTCCGTGTTCCCGATCAAGGATTTCTCGGGCCGCGCGGAAATCGACTTCGTGCGCTATGAACTGGAAGAACCCAAATACGACGTGGAAGAATGCGTCCAGCGCGGCATGACCTATGCGGCGCCCCTGCGCGTGACCCTGCGCCTCTCCACCTTTGACATCGACGAAGATTCCGGTGCGCGCACGATCCGCGACATCAAGGAACAGGATGTCTACATGGTCGACATGCCCCTCATGACCGGTAACGGCACGTTCGTCGTCAACGGCACCGAGCGCGTGATCGTCTCCCAGATGCACCGTTCCCCCGGCGTGTTCTTCGACCACGACCAGGGCAAGACCCACTCGTCCGGCAAATACCTGTTCGCCGCTCGCGTCATTCCCTATCGCGGCTCCTGGCTCGATTTCGAATTCGACGCCAAAGACCTCGTGTATGTGCGCATCGATCGCCGCCGCAAGCTGCCTGTGACGACCTTCCTGCTCGCGCTCGATTCCGATGAATCCGCGAAATACCGCGAACGCCAGCACAAGGCCGGCAAGCCCGTCGACCCGACCAAAATTCAAGGTCTGTCGAAAGAAGAAATCCTGCATTACTTCTACGAAATCCTGTCGTATGAAAAAACCAAGGACGGCTGGAAAACCCCTTATAACGCCGAGCGTTTCCGCGGCGTGAAAACCAAGTTCGACCTGATCGACGCGAAAACCGGCAAGGTGAAAGTCCCCGCCGGCACGAAAATCACCGCGCGTCAGGCCCGCAAGCTTGAAGAAGACGGCCTGAAAGACGTCGTCATCCAGTCCGAAGAACTCGTGGGCGCGGCGATCGCGCGCACCGTCACCGACGACAAGACCGGCGAAGTCGTGTTCGAGGCTGGCGAAGAGCTGGATGCCAAGAGCCTCGACAAGATCGAGAAGCTGGGCATCAAAACGCTCGAAATCCTCGCGATCGACAACATCAACGTGGGCGGCTACATCCGCAACACGCTGGCGGCCGACAAGTGCCGCAACCGCGAAGATGCGCTGATCGACATCTACCGCGTCATGCGCCCGGGCGAACCGCCCACGCTGGAATCGGCTGATGCGCTGTTCCGCGGCCTGTTCTTCGATTTCGAGCGCTATGACCTTTCCCCGGTCGGCCGCGTGAAAATGAACTCGCGCCTCGATTTCAAAACCGATGATCAAGTCCGCATCCTCCGCAAGGAAGACATCATGGCGATCCTCAAGATCCTCGTGGATCTGAAGGACGGCCGTGGCGAAACGGACGATATTGACCACCTGGGCAACCGCCGCGTCCGCTCGGTCGGTGAATTGATGGAAAACCAGTGCCGCGTCGGCCTGATGCGCATGGAACGCGCGATCCGCGAACGCATGTCGTCGGTTGATATCGACACCGCGATGCCGCACGACCTGATCAACGCGAAACCGGCTGCGGCTGCTGTCCGCGAATTCTTCGGCTCCTCGCAGCTGTCGCAGTTCATGGACCAGACGAACCCGCTGTCGGAAATTACCCACAAACGCCGTATGTCCGCACTTGGACCAGGCGGTCTGACCCGCGAACGCGCAGGCTTCGAAGTCCGCGACGTTCACCCGACCCACTACGGCCGCATCTGCCCGATCGAAACCCCCGAGGGTCCGAACATCGGTCTGATCAACTCGCTCTCCACCTATGCGCGCATCAACCAGTACGGCTTCATTGAATCGCCGTACCGCAAAGTTGTGAACAACAAGGTCACCGACGATGTGGTTTACATGTCGGCGATGGAAGAGGGCAAATACACGATCGCGCAGGCGAACGCCGAACTCGACGCCAAAATGGGCTTCGTGAACGACCTCGTTTCCTGCCGCAAGGGTGGCGATTACATTCTGTCGCCCCGCGACCAGATCGACCTGATCGACGTCTCCCCGAAACAGATCGTTTCGGTGGCTGCTGCGCTCATCCCCTTCCTTGAAAACGACGACGCAAACCGCGCGCTCATGGGCTCGAACATGCAGCGCCAGGCTGTTCCGCTGATGCGCTCCGACGCGCCGCTGGTCGGCACGGGCATGGAATATGCGGTTGCCCGCGACTCCGGCTCGGCGATTGCCGCGCTGCGCTCCGGTATCGTTGACTCGGTCGACGCAAACCGTATCGTCGTCCATGCAACGGAAGAAAAAGACAGCACCAAATCGACGGTTGATATCTACAAACTGAAAAAGTTCACCCGTTCCAACCAGAACACCTGCATCACGCAGACCCCGCTTGTGAAAGTGGGCGACCGCGTCGAAGCTGGCGACATCATCGGTGACGGTCCCTCGACCGAGCTGGGCGAATTGGCCCTCGGCCGTAACGTGCTCGTCGCGTTCATGCCCTGGAACGGCTACAACTTCGAAGACTCCATCCTGATTTCCGAACGCATCGCTTCCGACGACGTTTTCACCTCGATCCATATCGAGGAATTCGAAGTCATGGCGCGCGACACGAAACTGGGCCAGGAAGACATCACCCGCGACATCCCGAACGTCGGCGAGGAAGGCCTCAAGCACCTCGACGAAGCCGGCATCGTTTACATCGGCGCCGATGTGAAGCCGGGCGACATCCTGGTCGGTAAAGTCACGCCGAAAGGTGAATCGCCCATGACGCCGGAGGAAAAACTCCTCCGCGCCATCTTCGGCGAAAAAGCGTCGGATGTGAAAGACACCTCGCTCCGCGTTCCCCCGGGCATTTCGGGCACGATCGTTGAAGTCCGCGTGTTCTCCCGCCGCGGCGTCGATAAAGACCAGCGCGCCCTGTCCATCGAACGCGCTGAAATCGAACGCCTTGCGAAAGACCGCGACGACGAACGCCGGATTTACGAGCGTGGCTATTACGGCCGCATGAAAGAAATCCTGGTCGGCAAGACGGTCGCCAAGGGCATCGACGGCCTCAAAAAAGGCGACAAGATCACGGCCGCGGAACTGGAGGCGACGAAACGCCACGAATGGCGCGACATCGTCGTCACCGACGAAAAAACCATGGGCGATATCGAATCCATGGGCCAGACCTTCGACCGCGCGATCGAGGACCTGACCCAGCGTTTCGAAAACAAGGTCGAAAAACTGCAGCGCGGCGACGAAATGCTGCCGGGCGTCATGAAAACGGTGAAAGTGTTCATCGCGGTCAAGCGCAAGCTGCAGCCCGGCGACAAGATGGCAGGCCGCCACGGCAACAAAGGTGTCGTGTCTAAAATCATGCCCGTCGAAAACATGCCCTACCTGGAAGACGGCACACCCGTTGACCTGGTGCTGAACCCGCTTGGCGTTCCGTCCCGCATGAACGTCGGCCAGATCCTTGAAACCCACCTGGGCTGGGCATCCGCGCGCCTTGGCAAGCAAGTCGGTGAGATCGTCGACCGCTACCAGCGCGCAGGCGCAGCCGAGAAGGAAAAGCACGAAAAAGAACTGCACGCGAAGCTGAAAGTGGCTTACGGCGAGAAGGCGTATAAAGAAGACGTCGCGACGCTGAAGCAAAGCGAGCTGTTCGAAATGTGCGGCAACATCCGCCGCGGCGTTCCGATCGCAACCCCCGTCTTCGACGGCGCGGTCGAAGCCGACATCAACAAGATGCTGGAAGACGCAGGCCTGAACACCTCCGGTCAGGTGAAACTGATCGACGGCCGGACCGGCGACTACTTCGAGCGTCAGGTCACCGTCGGCTACATCTACATGCTGAAGCTGCACCACCTTGTCGACGACAAGATCCACGCACGCTCCATCGGTCCGTACTCGCTCGTGACGCAGCAGCCCCTCGGCGGTAAAGCCCAGTTCGGCGGCCAGCGCTTCGGGGAGATGGAAGTGTGGGCGCTGCAGGCATACGGTGCGGCCTACACGCTGCAGGAAATGCTCACCGTCAAGTCGGACGACGTCGCAGGCCGTACCAAGGCTTACGAGTCGATCGTCCGCGGCGACGATACGTTCGAAATCGGCATCCCCGAATCCTTCAACGTCTTGGTGAAGGAATTGCGGTCGCTGGGTCTGAACGTTGACCTGAAGCAAAGCCAGAACAATTAA
- the rplJ gene encoding 50S ribosomal protein L10, whose translation MDRAKKAEVIADLQETLGGVESLVVTKNLGLTAAQVSDLRVKMRKEGVDYKVSKNRLVLRALKGTRFEGIGPMLKGPVGIASSKDAVAAAKIAANFAKDNEKLVILGGALGDKVLDTAAVVALSKLPSLDELRGKLVGLLQAPAQRLATLSQAPAAQVARVIGAYAQKG comes from the coding sequence GTGGATCGTGCAAAGAAAGCTGAAGTCATCGCTGACTTGCAAGAGACGCTCGGAGGCGTTGAGTCCCTCGTTGTGACCAAAAACCTTGGTCTGACGGCGGCGCAAGTGTCCGACCTGCGCGTCAAAATGCGCAAAGAAGGCGTTGACTACAAAGTATCCAAGAACCGGCTCGTGCTTCGGGCCCTCAAAGGTACGCGCTTCGAAGGCATCGGCCCCATGCTCAAAGGCCCCGTCGGCATCGCATCGTCGAAAGACGCTGTCGCTGCTGCGAAGATCGCCGCCAACTTCGCCAAAGATAACGAAAAGCTCGTTATCCTCGGCGGTGCACTTGGCGACAAGGTCCTCGATACGGCAGCCGTTGTGGCTCTGTCGAAACTGCCCTCGCTGGACGAACTGCGCGGCAAACTGGTCGGCCTGCTTCAGGCTCCCGCCCAGCGCCTCGCAACGCTCTCGCAGGCACCGGCAGCACAGGTGGCACGTGTCATCGGCGCTTATGCCCAAAAGGGTTAA
- the rplL gene encoding 50S ribosomal protein L7/L12 translates to MADLAKIVDELSKLTVLEAAELSKLLEEKWGVSAAAPVAVAAVGGAAPAGEAKSEFDVVLASAGDKKIEVIKVVREITGLGLKEAKDLVEGAPKSVKAGLNKADADALKKKLEEVGAKVELK, encoded by the coding sequence ATGGCTGATCTCGCAAAAATCGTCGACGAACTGTCGAAACTGACCGTTCTCGAAGCTGCTGAACTCTCCAAGCTTCTCGAAGAGAAGTGGGGCGTTTCCGCTGCTGCTCCCGTGGCTGTCGCTGCTGTTGGCGGCGCGGCTCCGGCTGGCGAAGCTAAATCGGAATTCGACGTCGTTCTGGCTTCCGCTGGCGACAAGAAAATCGAAGTGATCAAAGTCGTTCGCGAAATCACGGGCCTGGGCCTGAAAGAAGCGAAAGACCTCGTTGAAGGCGCACCGAAGTCGGTGAAAGCTGGCCTCAACAAGGCAGACGCTGACGCACTGAAAAAGAAACTGGAAGAAGTCGGCGCGAAAGTTGAGCTGAAGTAA
- a CDS encoding ankyrin repeat domain-containing protein gives MNGERAPADMAELARPRSAPDLRGAFNDASRIAPGGRAPGYKIDDLFDAVMQEDARRVQLIISSGVNVNSKNDNGDTALGIAAKEGKTRVIGTLMQNKADPWLGDRVNRTPMRLVVEKGHVETLGEMLKHGISPNAATPDGVRPLEIAITHMATRPRGREIFDALMGANADVSQVPADNTTLVMIAAAADNDYALKALIAKKASIGGVSTHGQSPLTVAARNNSVRSAKVLLEAGADVTHVNDQGRTASQEAAHAGFPELAKVLEAAERKYVENIMNAGTGQKTHAPKTAMFKKRGDGQKPK, from the coding sequence ATGAACGGTGAACGCGCACCAGCGGATATGGCCGAACTGGCACGGCCGCGCAGCGCGCCCGACCTGCGCGGCGCATTTAACGACGCGTCGCGCATCGCGCCCGGCGGGCGTGCGCCCGGATACAAAATCGATGACCTGTTCGACGCGGTAATGCAGGAAGACGCCCGCCGCGTGCAACTTATCATTTCCAGCGGCGTGAATGTGAACAGCAAAAATGACAACGGCGACACGGCGCTGGGCATCGCCGCCAAAGAAGGCAAGACGCGAGTCATCGGTACCCTGATGCAGAACAAGGCGGATCCGTGGCTGGGCGACCGCGTGAACCGCACACCGATGCGGCTTGTCGTGGAAAAAGGCCATGTGGAAACGCTGGGGGAGATGCTGAAACACGGCATCAGCCCCAATGCCGCGACGCCCGACGGCGTGCGCCCGCTGGAAATCGCCATCACCCATATGGCGACCCGTCCGCGAGGGCGCGAGATATTCGACGCGCTTATGGGCGCAAATGCGGATGTCAGCCAGGTACCGGCCGATAACACGACTCTTGTGATGATCGCGGCCGCAGCCGACAACGATTACGCCCTCAAGGCGCTTATCGCGAAGAAGGCAAGCATAGGCGGTGTCAGCACGCACGGGCAGTCGCCGCTGACCGTCGCCGCGCGCAACAATTCCGTCAGGTCCGCGAAGGTTCTGCTGGAAGCGGGCGCGGATGTGACGCATGTCAACGATCAGGGCCGCACCGCGAGCCAGGAGGCCGCCCATGCCGGTTTCCCCGAACTTGCGAAAGTGCTCGAGGCCGCGGAGCGAAAATACGTCGAAAACATCATGAACGCCGGCACCGGCCAGAAAACACACGCACCGAAAACCGCGATGTTCAAAAAGCGCGGCGACGGGCAGAAGCCGAAATAA